Proteins from a genomic interval of Chitinophagales bacterium:
- a CDS encoding four helix bundle protein: MKHKIVIKQNNFAQWTVGKQYVTAVYSISANIAEGFGRYHKKDKIKFYRYMTGSLHET, translated from the coding sequence TTGAAGCATAAAATCGTAATAAAGCAGAATAATTTTGCTCAATGGACAGTTGGGAAACAATATGTAACCGCAGTTTATTCTATCTCTGCAAATATTGCAGAAGGATTTGGTCGTTATCACAAAAAAGATAAAATCAAATTTTATCGTTATATGACAGGTTCTTTACACGAAACATAA